Below is a window of Apodemus sylvaticus chromosome 5, mApoSyl1.1, whole genome shotgun sequence DNA.
TCCTCTTTGCTATATTCTGTTGTTCTATTTTGTGGCTTTGTGCCTATATCATGTCAAACACTGTAATTGTTTTCCAGCTTGTAAAACAACTGACATCAATGCTTTTCAGTCTTGGGGGAGGATCTTATTCTGTGTAGCccaaatatttaacatttctatAACAAATGGAGAGTGCAACCCATACAATACCATAGCCTCTATAAAATGCTTTAGATCTACAGTTTCTGTAGGATGGCAGATCCACTAATTATAGGCAGAAACACAATTACTAGCAGCCATTTCTTTTGCAAAGACTGGGAAGCTGCAGTTTCCTGTATCAGACCAAGTAAATTCTCCGGTGGTGCAATTGGATTTCCTCTCTCCAGTTGTACCCATACCATTTCCTGCTTTTTGCAGCCCCTAATTTTCACAGAGGGTGTCTAACAGTGAATGTACTTGCAGCAAGATGAGGTGGCAGTTAATCTTTCAGCCTATTTTGCTTCCCCTTTTCATTATGAGGTACACTTGAAATCTATTCCCAAATTCTCTTGTGCTTTGCCAACTCCACAATACTCTCTAGCATAAGAGAATTGTTAGTGCTCCtcctaatatttttaaagagagtCTACATTAAAACCATGAAAAATATACCCTATAAGAACAAGGTAGGAGACCTGCCAGGGTTTTATGCATTATTTTTCCAGCCTCCTAACAAATTATTGCTAACCCCTTTTAACCTGCTCTTTCATGCACTGCATTCAAAGCAGAATTACATACTATGGCTAAGCCTTGCTTAGAAAACTGACATTTGAAGGTAGTTAAATAAAGAATCACTTTTCTATGGGGAAATGGGTACCAATAAATTTATCATTCACTAATAAATGAGACCATGCTTTTTATGTTATGTTAACATGATTTTAACTAGGTAagctattaataataatttttaacatAATAATTTTTTGATGGGgaaggttaggtaagttttctagGAATTTAAAATGAAGTAGTAGGAAacagataatattaaaaaaacatgCACAAAACTATAGaggatgaataaaatatattttaaaacagtttaaCAGTTATGCACTCTAGCAACTTTGCACTATGTgagtatattatcatatatatttaatggTGTTTTTAAGACTATTCCAAGAATAGTACAAGGTGACATTATTTATGGCAAAAATAAAGAACTCCAACTGGGTTTATCCATATAAATTTTCaatgttgtttttattgtcaAAATagttacttattcattttatatatgtgagtacactgtagctgtcttcagacacactggaagagagcATTGAATCCTAgaacagatgattgtgaaccaccatgtggttgttggtaattgaactcaggacctctggaagagcagtcagtgatcttaactgctgagccatctctccagcctgcatatGACCTGACACCATTCATGTGGAGCTGTGCTCTCTCTagtatacatttacaaaatacaCCAGTGTTACCCCTGGCAAATAGTTGGAGTGGTAACATTAAATTTTTTCACTCTCTTCTGAACCAGTAGTAAGTCAACCATGAACTTGAGATTGTTCTGAAAAATACATGGCTGTTAGATTCACTCTCACTATTTTTGAAGGGGCAACACTTGggaacaaactcaaaagaaggctGAATTTATCTGATGGAGTGGAGTGGggcctccctctctccacagtcTCCTGCACTCTCCTGGTTAGCCAGTGCTCCAGGCTCCTCCCATGCTACCTTCCATGTGTCCTAGAGATAAGCTGAGGATTGTGGGTGGGTTCTAAGGGACCAGGCTTCCACGCATACTCAGTCATTTTCTGAGTTCCTTACTCCATAGGTTATCTGGTCAGGGTGATGAGACCTTGTGATCCTGTGTTGTTTTACAGATCAAGGACCTGTTTTCATAGAATGTTCCTGGGCCTGCAAGTCACACAGCAGAACTAGCTTGGAAAGTGTAAGCTACAGGCATACTGGTGTCCCTTGTTGCCTGTTATTCAGCTATGGCATTGAGTTACTGTGGTTCTTGACTGAGGAGAGGGGagacaagaagaggaagaggcagaagaaacatcttaattttatttcatatgcttGTCTTTGAAGTCTCCCATTGAAATATCTTTAATAATATGTTTAAGGATGAgagctttaaaacaaaagaatgtatgaATTAATTGTTCTCAGACACcaatgctttctgttttccaagtatTTTTTATCCCAAAATTTCTGTGATCAGCCTGCAAAATACTCACTTTGCAAAGCTCAAGACACTTATAAGCATAAGTTTCTGACCTCTGATCACATTAATCTAGGTCATTTAAACTACTacatatttctatgtttcttttttctctcagtCCATTTTTGTAATTGCACATTCATGAAAAGTATAACCATAATATTTTtaacagcatttctctgtgtaactctgtcctgggacttgctcagaaaatcaggctgactttgaactctgaaatctgcttAACTCTGCCTCTAGAGtcctgggaataaaggtgtgtgcctacGCTGCCTGGTTAAAGTGTAATCTCTTGCAAAATAAAGATTATTTGAACACTTTTGACAAAAAATGGTTATCCATATGATATTATTGTCAGTCTCATTTAATCCATGcttaattttctgtatttgtgcCTCAAACTCCATGTTCTTTATATTAGAATATAATCAGAATCAAACAAACTCAATTAATAACTATGTTATCTGCATTctgaaatgtgtgtgtacattacaCCAGATGCATATATTTTGGCAAATTTGGGAATGAAGAGGATCAAACATTTGTAGCTTACTCTTACTTGGAATCTCGGCTGCTGGCTCACTAGGTATTGATTTCATCCTTGAAATAGTCATTTTAAGAAGATAGTGAGATGAAATACTTATAAATTTGagctaacttttaaatttttgtttggcAAGATGTCTTCACATCTGTCCATATCTGTCATAGACTATTGGAGGTACATGAAAAGTTATTTCATGGCGAACTCTGATTAATATATTCAGGCACAATcaaaaatgaaatttcatttttgAATTTATTATAAATGTGTTATGAAATCTTTTTACTACACATAGAAATTATTATTACATGGCtacgattaaaaattcaggagatagcagatgttggcgaggatgtggagaaagaggaacacttctccactgctggtggggttgcaaattgttacaaccactctggaaatcagtctggcggttcctcagaaaactggacacctcacttctggaagatcctgctataccactcctgggcatatacccagaggattccccaccatgtaataaggatacatgctccactatgttcatagcagccctatttataatagccagaagctggaaagaacccaggtatccctcaacagaagaatggatgcaaaaaatgtggtatatatacacaatggagtactattcagccattagaaacaatgaattcatgaaattcttaggcaaatggatggagctggagaacatcatactaagtgaggtaacccagtctcaaaagatcaatcatggtatgcactcactaataagtggatattaacttagaaagctggaatacccaaaacataatctacacatcaaatgtggtacaagaagaatggaggagtggccccttgttctggaaagactcattgtagcagtacagggcaaaaccagaacaaggaagtgggaaggggtaggtgggagaacagggggagggaagggggcttatgggactttcggggagtagggggccagaaaaggggaaatcatttgaaatgtaaataaaaaatatatcgagtaaaaaaaatattttgagatccaaagggaaaataagaaattattattacaacccattatttaaattaaaactttCAAATTTTATCTGTCTGATTGTACTGTTTGTACTCACTGATTCTGAATTTTCTCTTCTCATACTGTGGTGAAATCTTAATGTTAATTTAAAAGCAGAAAGTATAAATATTAgtgctttttattttcataatgtgGATCAGCATGTAGACATACTTAGTAGGAAACATAGGTTTGTTATTCATATATTACTTTGGCATTTTTAATATTAAGGATATTATGCTTTTATAGCTACTATAGTTAATATTCACTTTTatagaaattttaatatataactaAATATACCAATTTAAATTACTGCTTTTATACCCATAAATTTTCACTAGCTGTTGAATGTCATACAATCCAGGATTCATCTGTAATCTTTAATAATTTAGACTTGAACATCAATCATTTACCTGAGGACCTTTAGTTGTGTTTAAAAAGTATTGGTGAAATCTAGAATTACTCGTGATTAAAAATATCATCTCTATATTTATGAAACTTATTTTAAGGGCCATTACATTCAAGAAAATCCATAAATATGGTTGAGATTAAATTATCTGTGCTTAATTTCTCTATGCTTTGAGACCTAACTCATAGAAATTTTTGGAAACCCTAGcctataattatttattaattaatgtatttaatcAAATAATCCATATTTCTCTCTTGtcttttcaattttaatattcaATATTTGACATACTTTTTCATAATATAATATCTCTTACATGTATTgtcttttcttattaaaaatgcaACTGGACATTTTGAAATGAGCTCAGTTGTTAATAGAGTTGTTAGCATTTTTATACCCCCTGGGTCAAAATCTCAGAGCTCACTCAGTGTCACACAATCACCTGTACCCTGTGTTAGCTTCCACTGGCACAAAGAATGAACACAGTACACATCTAAACAATACtttcatacacataaagaaaatactaaaataaatattttaaaaatatttaactggaaacaaaaatatcaatatttaaacattttcctaTTTCCTTTACTCGATAGTAATCAAAATTTTATTCAATCAACTTTTTATTGAATTCCACTTACATTGGTGTTGTTAGACATTATGCTTTAAGAAATGTTTCTATAAGTGTTTCGTTAGCTCTAGGAGCTATGAGTAGGACTATATTCCTAGGACTATGACTTTTGAATGTATGACAGATGATATGAATTCAATGTTGCTGGTCTTTCAAATATTCTCATGTGAATACTAAATCTTGTCATACTTCTGTAATACATAAAAATGTCTGTTTTCTTAACACCACACCTAAGACACTTgtgttaattattttttcattgccATCATAAAAGACTATGAACAACTTACAAAAGAAGACATTTATTGGGAACTCACAGTTTTAGAAGTTTAGAATTCATGCCCATCATGGTGGAAAACATGGCAGCAGAAACACAGGAACAGTGTTAGAGAAGTAGTTGAGGGCAAACATCTGATCAATCtgcagggggaaagggggaaacagggaaaggggaaaagggggaaatgaggaactggggaaagggaggagaagaaggagaaggaggaggaggatgagaagaggaggaggaagaggaagaagaagaggatgggaggagaaggaggaggatgaggagtaggaggaagaagaggagaaggaggaggagaaagaggaggaggagaagaggaagaggaagagggaggagaaggagaagaagaagaagaagaagaagaagaagaagaagaagaagaagaagaagaagaagaagaagaagaagaagaagaagaagaagaagaagaagaagtactaGAGGTGCTATAGCATTTTGAACCCTCAAAGCCTACTCTGAGTGATATAATTCTTCCATCGAGACACCTGTTCCTAATCCTTCACAAAAAGTTCTAGTAACTGGGGACCAAGGATTCAAACACATGGCACTATTAGGGTCATTTGTGTTCAAACTTCCACAGGTGTGtcattaaaatttttgtttgcaACTATTCTTACAGAAAACAAATGgtaacaaacacatatatgctTTTATTCCATCTTTATGGTGAGAAACACCTACTTTAAAATGGCTATTGTACATAAAACCTAAGTATATCTTATAACAATGTTCATATGCAAATGACATTTTTTTAGtatttagtcatttttatttgtctgttaATTGTCTTTTCATGGAATTTAAAGATTAAACTTTAGCACCTTATTATTgggaattaaataaaatattttataatatttttcttcatatgaCTCTTTCATccaaagttatattttaaaatagatactttataatttacattAACTCATATAATGTTTTCTTAtcattcaaatttattttaattaatggaatttttattttcagatacttaggttcattcattcattcacataaaCAATGAAACATTAACAAAATATAATCTACAAATGTTTCTTAGTaaagttttgttttctccttttatgaATTACTATGTATGATGCTTCTAAGTATTTTGATAACAAGTGACTCTTAAGAATGAAACTTTTTCCCAAAAATATCTGAGTGCTATCTCAGAAATAAAATCATTcaaaaattttcctttcttaaaCACAGAATTAGTTTCTGTGACATCTATCACTCAGTGTCTAATAATTGCTTTATTAGACATATTCAATTTGTAGAGTTAACCTTTAATTTTAAATCATGACTGCCAGTTTGtcaccatttcattagatgtttgttttatattttaccaAAGATGTGGAGTTATGATTTTGCTGCAAGCCTTTCAAAAGAAAGTGAATATAGAGTTCAATGTTGTCTATACACACCATTTGTAGAACATATAGAACAAAATGAATATCTGATTAAAGATATTTCCATGGGCTTTAATAATGTGGTTTAATGGAAAACCTCTATTAACAATAACAGAAATTCTCTGAAGTTTACATTCAGAAACACTCTTGTTATGCTGATAACACAACCAAACAAGATTTCTACATTCCTATGTTAGTTAATATCATTCTTTCAGAAGACATCATATTCTGAAATATGTCCTGACATGCTTACTAGCTtttattgtcatcatcatcatcatcatcatcatcatcatcatcatcatcattatctttAGAGATAGACTTGAAATAAATATCAtacaccaaaatattttccatttcctctaaATAGCAAGCATCATTGACTTCATTTTCTGAGTTGAAATTATCAATCTATGCATCATATCAATCAATAGATCTCAAGCAATTCTATATCAAAGTAGATAGAAATAGCCATTgttctaattttatatttgtattgaaTATACtttaagatggctcagtgaagtCGAACTTTCAATGAAATACTCACTAATTTCTGGAAAACCTCCTTCACATCCTTGTTTCTCAAGCTGTAGATAAGAGGGTTAAGCAAGGGGTTGACAATTGCATAAAAGACAGAGGCCACTTTGACTGCATTCCTAGAATTTTTGGAGTTAGGTACACAGTAGAGGGAAAGTATGGTTCCATGAAAAATGGTGATGGCTGTCAGGTGGGAGGCACAGGTAGAGAAGGCTTTGCGACGTCCACTAGCAGATTTGATTTTTAATACCGTCGTGAAAATAAACACATAAGAAGTGAGAATGATCAGGAGTGTACTCACTTCATTGAAGGTTGCAAAACAAAAGAGTAGCAGGCTGGGGGTGTGTATATCAGAACTAGAGACAGCAATGAGGGCGGTATATTCACAGAAGAAATGGTTGATCACATTAAATCTTGAAAACTTTAGCTGCAGAGCATAGCAGAGGAGAATCAATGTGGCAAGGGTGCTCCAGATATATGACCCAGTCACAAGCAGGATGCACAGCCTCTGTGACATGGCCACAGTATACAACAAGGGATTACAGATGGCCACAAAGCGATCATAAGCCATGACTGCTAGCAAGTAGGACTCAGCCACCAGAGCTACACAGGACAGGAAGTACTGCAACATACAGCTGAAGTAGAGTATAGTTTTATCAGCGAAGAGAAGGTTCTCAAGTAGCTTTGGCATGATGATGGTTGGGTAGCAGAAGTCAACAAAGGAAAGGTGGCtaaggaaaaagtacatgggagTGTGGAACTTAGGGTCGATATTGATGAGTACTATCATCCCAAGGTTTCCCACTATAGTGATGATGTACATGAAGAGAAAGATTAGGAAAAGCGGGATCTGAAGCTCAGGGTAGTCTGTGAAGCCCAACAAGATGAAGACAATCTCCACACTCGCATTTCTTCCTATTGGCACCATAATGCCTATTAGTAGACCTCTGAGGCTGAAGACTCTTCTGTTTAAtacaaaattatgtaagaaatattaaatattcttaAACAGCAATATAAAATGCCATTTTAGTTTTGTCATTTGCACAAATCAAACCATTGAGGTTTTTTATTCCAAGAAATAAAAGATTAGAGAAATCtaagagaaaagataaaaacagTGCCACTTGACCATACTTTGTTTTATAATATCACTGAGGTACAGGCATAGTCTGAAAATGTTTAATACTTTCTTTGCTAGTTATTGCTAATGACTGAGGTATTTACAATGCGTATTTACTTTTTACCTGAATATTATTGTCTGTGAATTAAGGATTTAGCATAGAATGAAAAATCAAAGCGTATCTTAATTACAATGTCAGGCAAAGAATGTTTtcacaacagcaaaagaaatctgAATAAACTCACTTCTTACAGAGAAAGTCAGCATACTTCTGGTGCTCTGTGAATTGAGAATAGCAGGAAGGGGAAAGATTTTATGTTTACATAATATCTCTGGAGACTAACTCTagagaaaaattcaaaacaatattCCATACAGGCTTAGAGCATGTAATTACTATGAATACTAAATTTCATCTTGAAGAATCTTTAATAATGAGACTTTCcttgaaatgacaaaaaaaaaaaaaaaaaaaaaaaaaaaaaaaaaaaaaccaccctggCATGAAGTTTACTCTCAAGCACAGTCAGTCCGTAATTAATATGTCCTCTGTCACTGACATTAAACTAACATCCAAACATTCACTTATCTTCTGCTAAGCTCAGTAGACCTCTTTGGATTTTGTAAAAGTGCATATAGCAATTCAAGGCAAATTATTTAATACTttttataacaatataaaaagttGTAAATCATGTGTAACATATGAAGCAAAAGAATCTCTCTGACATATGCAGTGTATGATGTAAGCCACCATTTTATTTGGTCCCTCTAATTCAGCATGTATGACATCTTTTAGGAAACATTTGTCAGATAGAGATTGTTCTTTGGGTAGATGACACAATTACATATTGAATAGATCTTCAAAATTGTGGAGGAATACAACAAAACTCCCTTTAGATAacttctctgtttaatttttttcagtcaagcattcctcttttaattaaaatatctttttctctCACATAGTATCTCCTTATTGTGGTGTCATCTTCATCTTGTCTTCTTACTTCTATCTGAACTCCCCTTACGTCTGGATCTGCCTCCTTTTGTCTCTCAGTGGGATCTTCTAAgggaacaatataaagtatcagataaaataaaagctagtacattgaaataaaatacaacaatCAGAGTAAAACAATCCCATGAAAAcatagaagaaacagaaatagacACAGAGCACCACTCATTCTCAAGCTCAAATAttacaaataaacaataaattggAAGCTGTAATGTATATGCTAATGACCCCCAAATTCAAAAGAGAGATAAAGCAAACTCAAAATTATGTTTTTTGTAAAGGTCTCACATGACAGTATAAGAAAAGGAAGGTTCAAGAATACCCTTGAATCCACTGTATGTTGTCAATCTACTACTGGGCACATGACTGCACACTGCCACTTCTCACATCTGCATCCCCATCTACACTGAGTGAGTGGAAGTCTGACTGCAGTATCAGTccactctggcacatcaagtctctgcagggctaggtgccTTTTCTCCCAGAATGCAAACAGGTAGCGAAAGGATTCCACAGGCACAAACAACTTTAGGTGCAGCCCACTGTATGCACCTATGGTGAGTATGGGACTCCTATGATGAGTATCTGCACGCTTTCTCAGAGCTTTCTTTCATATTCCTGGAGGTAATTTGAATATGGAACAACATAATCAAGCCTTATTTTCAGGTAACTTCTTTTAACATAACACAAATGTGCAGTGGCAAAACTCCAGTCCTACTGTACAATGGTCCTGAAAAATACCagcaaaaataatgtttttagtgCTATGTTCATAGGTGAATAACAATTAAGGAAAATGAGACCATAGACTAGAAAGGAAGCAAGGAGGGAAAATTGTGCTATTATGTTAtaccacaaaaattaaaaagttgcAAAAAATAAAGGATCACAAATTAAACACAAATTTCATGCAATCTCAAAAGcagatatatagatgtataaagtgcaattctcaaaatACAATATGTACTTACAAACTAAAACATTACATAGTGACATATTTCTATTGATTATTAAGACCCAGAAATTATGCCATGACCATAAATGTTGAAGCCTCTATTCCTATGTTTGTCATTATTGAGTTAATAAGAATTAAAGAAACAATATGTTAGAGAAAGTTAAGACACTTATCTCCAAAGGAATAATCCTTCTACTGTAAGAAGAGTGATAGGTACATTAAGTTATAATAATCATATTTCTTTGACATAAGAAATATAAAGATTCAGAAGTAGAAGTATCTAGATACACgttatattctatattctcttTCTGTAATCACAGCTGAAAAAATATAGAGCTACTGAGATTCACAGGTCTGTGTGTGACTCCTTGAAGAAAAATATGGTGTCACTGCACACAGCACTACAACTCTGATGATGAGTATCACTGTAAGTTTTTGTTCTATTGTTAACATATTGGTTGTGAAATAATAGAACCAAGTGAAGTCAGCATATTAGTCaagtgtagggagctgcttgcccgttaactgtcgttaactgtagttaactgttaacaagtccttatttgggtggagcctgttgagtcttgcgccttccacgtggatacaacctatcagcaatgcccacatggctaagcctgattggctggctattagtatttaagggctgggctgattctctcggggtcagaagaagcagaagaaggatAAGAaatacaagggtcctgagtaaactgcttgaagaagatcatcctgtgttgtgtcattccttgccggcgagggtggacgcgacaactggtgccgaaaccgggacaagaaactctcctcgttcgtggggtttgaagatcagaacttctcgcagTCAGGGTAGCGCGCTGgcaagttcccggttaaatgggaaaataaagttcccggttaaatgggacaataaagttcccggtaaatgggacaataaagttccggttaaatgggacaataaagttcccggttaaatgggacaataaagttctcggtgagagacaataaagttcccaggcaaGGTGGGACAAAAGGGACCATTAAAAACGGACAGCCTGTTCGTCTCTgtaaacaaagagggagggaaaagtttgTGGAAGGCAAACcgaaagtgaaagtaaagtccgctgaggtttaagttcgcagattagcaacctagtgaaaagtaaagagttacaatttatggaccctgctctgataacagtgtcctacatttttttctgctttctttttgtaaaaggacttagagccttaattttgaaaatggggacctcacagtctcatccaatttttctggctcttcaggagctgcttttattaaagaatttaaagatcaagaaatcgaccttagagagatttcttaatgaatgtaataccgtggtaccctggttcgctgtttatggcagcctaacggtcgactgctgggataggttagggaaggatctggacttagcctgggatcagggcacactcaaaggaggagtaaaatctatttggaagcttgttagtggctgtttagaagataaaaaatgctgtaaggccgtagaggatggacaaactgctttagaaatcttacaagaggaatggatgaaagcgtgcagagagttaggagggccgctgactaatgcaggtcttgctgcggctgtggtgcaattaacacagaataggaagccacagtcaggggcttgcttcaggtgtggaaagctgggccatcttaaaaaacaatgtctggaaagaggaagcacaggcacaggtgaaattcattggcattatttactttaaattttttgaatctggataatgatggtttggctgcagctgatcggcaccaatgccctaataataccttgaagggttatgttaaatggaaggatgtgcttactggattatggcatggccctgatccagtgttggcgtgggagagaggttctgtttgtgtgtttcctcagactcaacaagatccactgtgggtgcctgagcagctgaccagacgctgcaataaaaatgaagatcctcctgctgttactgactcTCGATGAAacgttgatgctggtgtagatggagccaagatgggtgatcttgtcggtgttcccgagacccatgccgatacgccatgatactaagctgtttccttgtctttagtTCTAataagtctcttgatataccttattcacctttaaagaggagggagtgtaaatgaaaactatgcccttgccatTCTTTTGATAGTAccttcaattgtttgcctgtggtgcatctgcaggatgaggtgtatccaacaaagacaggttgcaatgatggtacaggcattcacagccattgaagctggacagtcctcctaggcctggctggcagccatgaaggcctaataagatgctttccacgctcaggatgtgaggctaagcactgcactcaggggcccatgattggagagcccttgaggggagcatgtttgactgcacacaggttggtaccccagaacccgtctctgagcaaaaggtaccggacgggtttgacgaaatccactgggctgatggctcagaagggcatcgaaacaaggtccatgagtccacccaaTGGGCAAATGATacatcagaggtcaaacctctactctcgcctgaatgtgtgtttaaaaagaaaaaggaggaactgtagggagctgcttgcccgttaactgtcgttaactgtcgttaactgttaacaagtccttatttgggtggagcctgttgagtcttgcaccttccaagtggatacaacctatcagcaatgcccacatggctaagcctgattggctggctattagtatttaagggctgggctgattctctcggggtcagaagaagcagaagaaggataagaagtacaagggtcctgagtaaactgcttgaagaagatcttcctgagttgcgtcattccttgccggcaaGGGTGGACGCGACAGTCAAGCATTCACAAATAGGAAGAATCAATTCAGTTTTaggtattttctcataaaacagtTAAAATAGATATGTTAAAATTGCAATTATAAaaatttgtttataaaatgaGTTATAGTATGAATAGTTAATGTAAAGTGAAACCCATATACTTCCAGCTGAGTTTGTGGGTGCAGATGTCACACTTA
It encodes the following:
- the LOC127684330 gene encoding olfactory receptor 5D14-like, which encodes MVPIGRNASVEIVFILLGFTDYPELQIPLFLIFLFMYIITIVGNLGMIVLINIDPKFHTPMYFFLSHLSFVDFCYPTIIMPKLLENLLFADKTILYFSCMLQYFLSCVALVAESYLLAVMAYDRFVAICNPLLYTVAMSQRLCILLVTGSYIWSTLATLILLCYALQLKFSRFNVINHFFCEYTALIAVSSSDIHTPSLLLFCFATFNEVSTLLIILTSYVFIFTTVLKIKSASGRRKAFSTCASHLTAITIFHGTILSLYCVPNSKNSRNAVKVASVFYAIVNPLLNPLIYSLRNKDVKEVFQKLVSISLKVRLH